Proteins found in one Gordonia sp. PDNC005 genomic segment:
- a CDS encoding TetR/AcrR family transcriptional regulator, producing MADGTTVKEPPATARGARTRSALISAARIVFERDGFLNSRLTDITAEAACSTGSFYTYFATKEDVFFAVMERARDDMLHPGVHHQAPDDDPVAVIEASNRAYFEAYQRNARLMMLQEQVATINADFRASRIERGEAFVERNARSIKRMQDAGLVDETLEPIMTARALSGMVARLAYHHLALGVDGDINDLVFTSTKLWANALGLTPRIDPSH from the coding sequence ATGGCTGACGGCACGACTGTCAAAGAGCCGCCTGCGACGGCGCGTGGCGCGCGTACCCGCTCTGCGTTGATCTCTGCGGCACGCATCGTCTTCGAGCGTGACGGGTTCCTCAACTCGCGCCTCACGGACATCACGGCGGAGGCGGCCTGCTCGACGGGATCGTTCTACACCTACTTCGCCACGAAGGAGGACGTCTTCTTCGCCGTGATGGAGCGGGCGCGCGACGACATGTTGCACCCGGGAGTACACCACCAAGCCCCCGACGACGATCCGGTCGCCGTCATCGAGGCGAGCAACCGGGCGTACTTCGAGGCCTACCAGCGCAATGCGCGACTCATGATGCTGCAGGAGCAGGTGGCGACGATCAACGCCGACTTCCGTGCGTCACGCATCGAACGTGGTGAGGCGTTTGTGGAGCGGAACGCGCGAAGCATCAAGCGGATGCAGGACGCCGGTCTCGTCGACGAGACGCTCGAACCGATCATGACTGCTCGAGCGCTGTCGGGCATGGTCGCGCGCCTCGCATATCACCACCTCGCGCTCGGCGTCGACGGCGACATCAACGACCTCGTTTTCACCAGTACGAAGCTCTGGGCCAACGCGCTCGGGCTGACCCCGAGGATTGACCCCTCCCACTGA
- a CDS encoding phosphotriesterase produces MSTIQTVTGPIDSSELGRTLVHEHVFILNTEHKENYLTDWDEEQQIADAVEKLTELKAIGIDSIMDPTVLGLGRYIPRIKRIAEQIDLNIVVATGLYTYNDVPFQFEYRGPGTLVEMPEPLTEMFVKDITEGIANTGVRAGILKCAIEHQGLTPGVERVMRAVGQAHVQTGAPITVHTNPAAGTGLIAQQVLKEEGVDLSKVIIGHCGDSNDIDYLCKVADNGSMLGMDRFGLDVFNPTGERITTIIELVRRGYVDKITLAHDANCFIDYFSPEHKHAIAPNWNYTHISKDVIPALLDGGVTEADINTILVTNPRRHFE; encoded by the coding sequence ATGAGCACCATCCAGACCGTCACCGGGCCGATCGACTCCAGTGAACTCGGACGAACCCTCGTCCACGAGCACGTCTTCATTCTCAACACCGAACACAAGGAGAACTACCTCACCGACTGGGACGAAGAACAGCAGATCGCGGACGCGGTCGAAAAGCTCACCGAACTCAAAGCGATCGGCATCGACTCGATCATGGATCCGACCGTGCTCGGCCTCGGCCGATACATTCCTCGGATCAAGCGGATCGCCGAGCAGATCGACCTGAACATCGTGGTCGCGACCGGTCTGTACACGTACAACGACGTCCCGTTCCAGTTCGAGTACCGCGGTCCCGGGACTCTCGTCGAGATGCCGGAACCGCTCACCGAGATGTTCGTCAAAGACATCACCGAGGGCATTGCGAACACGGGTGTGCGCGCCGGGATTCTCAAGTGCGCGATCGAGCATCAGGGTCTGACACCGGGTGTGGAGCGAGTGATGCGCGCCGTCGGTCAGGCGCACGTGCAGACCGGGGCGCCGATCACCGTGCACACGAACCCGGCGGCCGGCACCGGTCTGATCGCGCAGCAGGTCCTCAAGGAAGAAGGCGTCGATCTGAGCAAGGTGATCATCGGCCATTGCGGTGACAGCAACGACATCGACTACCTGTGCAAGGTCGCCGACAACGGTTCGATGCTCGGCATGGACCGCTTCGGGCTCGACGTGTTCAACCCGACCGGCGAGCGCATCACGACGATCATCGAGCTGGTGCGTCGCGGCTACGTCGACAAGATCACCCTCGCCCACGACGCGAACTGCTTCATCGACTACTTCAGCCCCGAGCACAAGCATGCGATCGCGCCCAACTGGAATTACACCCACATCAGCAAGGACGTCATCCCGGCACTGTTGGACGGCGGCGTCACCGAGGCGGACATCAACACGATCCTCGTGACCAATCCCCGTCGGCACTTCGAGTGA
- a CDS encoding thioredoxin domain-containing protein has product MNRLAESTSPYLRQHSGNPVHWREWSDAAFDEAHKRDVPVLLSIGYAACHWCHVMAHETFEDAELAAQMNDGFVCIKVDREERPDIDSVYMAATVAMTGQGGWPMTCFLTPDGDPFYCGTYFPPRPRNGQPGFGDVLDAISRTWESRRDEVELAGSKITEHLRSSAAGLPDGPRLDRQLLADAVSQIVADEDPVSSGFGGAPKFPPSAMLEGLIRAAEYTGDDTALAAASRTLEAMARGGIYDQLAGGFARYAVDSAWVVPHFEKMLYDNALLLRAYAHLARRGDLLAARITEETVAFLDDVLWTGTGYASSLDADTEGVEGLTYVWSPAEFADILGDDAGWAADLFTVTHEGSFEHGTSTLQLLHDPDDLARYESVRARLSTVRAQRPQPDRDDKVVTGWNAFAITALVEAGAGLGRPDWIDRAAECASNLLATHLVDGDLRRSSLDGKPATPLGALEDYAALATALLALHTVTGADRWLDAGLSIVDRAIDVFAVVDEPGAWFDAHPTGLLLRPRDPVDGATPAGASLMAEALLTATVLADTERATRYAELADATLARAGIILAKAARSAGHWLAVAQAYVAGPVQVAVAQTPDSDGAFAAEIRRIAPGGVVVVAGPKDSASLLADRGPLATGGRLRDAAYVCRGEVCSLPVTALDRVESLL; this is encoded by the coding sequence ATGAATCGTCTGGCGGAGTCCACCAGTCCGTACCTTCGGCAGCATTCGGGAAATCCGGTGCATTGGCGGGAGTGGAGCGATGCGGCGTTCGACGAGGCGCACAAGCGTGACGTTCCGGTCCTGTTGAGCATCGGCTACGCCGCGTGCCACTGGTGCCATGTGATGGCGCACGAGACGTTCGAGGACGCCGAGCTTGCGGCCCAGATGAACGACGGATTCGTCTGCATCAAGGTGGACCGCGAGGAACGCCCCGACATCGACTCGGTGTACATGGCGGCGACCGTCGCGATGACCGGCCAGGGCGGCTGGCCGATGACCTGCTTCCTCACCCCGGACGGCGACCCGTTCTACTGCGGCACCTACTTTCCGCCGCGACCGCGAAACGGGCAACCCGGTTTCGGTGATGTCCTCGACGCCATCAGTCGTACCTGGGAGTCTCGGCGCGACGAGGTGGAACTCGCCGGATCGAAGATCACCGAGCATCTGCGATCGTCCGCCGCCGGACTGCCCGACGGACCGCGACTCGATCGGCAACTGCTGGCCGACGCGGTCAGCCAGATCGTCGCCGATGAGGATCCGGTCTCGTCCGGATTCGGCGGCGCGCCCAAGTTCCCGCCGTCGGCGATGCTCGAAGGGCTGATCCGTGCCGCCGAGTACACCGGCGACGACACCGCGCTCGCCGCGGCGTCGCGGACCCTGGAAGCGATGGCGCGCGGAGGAATCTACGACCAGCTCGCGGGCGGCTTCGCGCGATACGCCGTCGATTCGGCCTGGGTGGTCCCGCATTTCGAGAAGATGCTCTACGACAACGCACTGCTCCTACGCGCGTACGCCCACTTGGCCCGACGCGGTGATCTGCTGGCGGCGCGGATCACCGAGGAGACCGTCGCGTTCCTCGACGACGTGCTGTGGACGGGAACGGGATACGCGTCGTCGTTGGACGCCGACACCGAAGGCGTCGAGGGCCTCACGTACGTGTGGAGTCCGGCCGAGTTCGCCGACATCCTCGGCGACGATGCGGGCTGGGCGGCCGACTTGTTCACCGTCACCCACGAAGGGAGCTTCGAGCACGGGACGTCCACGTTGCAACTGCTGCACGACCCGGACGACCTCGCACGGTACGAGTCCGTCCGGGCCAGGCTCTCCACCGTGCGGGCGCAGCGGCCCCAGCCTGACCGCGACGACAAAGTGGTCACCGGATGGAATGCGTTCGCGATCACCGCGCTCGTCGAGGCCGGCGCGGGACTCGGGCGGCCCGACTGGATCGACAGGGCGGCGGAGTGCGCGTCGAATCTCCTCGCCACGCACCTCGTCGACGGCGACCTCCGTCGATCGTCACTCGACGGAAAGCCCGCCACGCCGCTCGGCGCCCTCGAGGACTACGCCGCGCTGGCCACCGCGTTGCTGGCGCTGCACACGGTGACGGGTGCAGATCGGTGGCTCGATGCCGGACTGTCGATCGTAGACCGGGCGATCGACGTCTTCGCCGTCGTCGACGAGCCGGGGGCGTGGTTCGACGCGCACCCGACCGGTCTGCTGCTCCGGCCCAGGGACCCGGTGGATGGCGCCACCCCGGCGGGCGCGTCGCTGATGGCCGAGGCGCTGCTCACCGCGACGGTCCTCGCCGACACCGAACGCGCCACGCGCTACGCCGAACTCGCCGACGCCACCCTCGCGCGGGCGGGCATCATCCTGGCGAAAGCCGCTCGGTCGGCGGGCCACTGGCTCGCGGTGGCGCAGGCGTACGTGGCGGGGCCTGTCCAGGTGGCCGTCGCGCAGACTCCCGACTCCGACGGGGCCTTCGCTGCCGAAATCCGACGGATCGCGCCCGGCGGAGTCGTCGTGGTCGCGGGGCCGAAGGACTCGGCGTCGCTGCTGGCCGACCGTGGACCGCTCGCCACCGGCGGTCGACTCCGCGACGCGGCCTACGTCTGCCGCGGTGAGGTGTGCTCACTGCCCGTCACCGCTCTCGACCGCGTGGAGTCGTTGCTGTAA
- a CDS encoding FAD-binding dehydrogenase — translation MGLDDHTINRRSVLVGGSVAAAGLVASSLAGQAGAAPRQDADVIVVGHGLAGLVAASELAAAGRSVIVVDQESRSNLGGQAHWSLGGLFFVNSPEQRQCQIRDSIELARADWFGSAGFDRKPHDRLGEDYWARQWAESYLNFAAGEKRSWLERKGVRWVPVVGWAERGGTSASGHGNSVPRFHMTLGTGPGVVEPFRNAVLDGERRRRISFRFRHRVDELITDGGRVTGVRGKKLAASNAPRGVKSNRTVIGDFELRAPITLVASGGIGANHELIRQNWPSRLGAPPKTMVTGVPAHVDGRMLAITEAAGGRIVNRDRMWHYTEGLKNHSPIWPDHGIRVLGAPSSMWFDAEGNRFDSPAIPSYDTLETLAMIKRTGYDYSWFVLNKKIISKEFILSGSEQNPELTRKDLVAYLASRALDDVPKSVQKFVDKGVDFVQARSVDDLVRKMNRLAGSDLVDAGKLRAQIVQRDRQVHNPFTKDPGVMGIHNSRNYLGDNIVRTVEPHPILDPAAGPLIAIRMNILTRKTLGGLQTNLSGQVMNDGGTPVPGLYAAGEASGFGGGGVHGYNALEGTFLGGCLFSGRAAGRAAARATS, via the coding sequence ATGGGCTTGGACGACCACACGATCAACCGTCGGAGCGTGCTGGTGGGCGGCTCCGTCGCCGCGGCAGGACTCGTCGCCTCATCGCTCGCCGGTCAGGCGGGCGCGGCGCCGCGGCAGGACGCCGACGTGATCGTCGTCGGTCACGGACTCGCCGGTCTGGTCGCGGCCTCCGAACTCGCCGCCGCAGGACGGTCGGTGATCGTCGTCGACCAGGAGTCACGCTCGAATCTCGGTGGTCAGGCGCACTGGTCGCTCGGCGGACTGTTCTTCGTGAACTCGCCCGAGCAGCGTCAGTGCCAGATCCGGGACTCGATCGAACTCGCGCGTGCCGACTGGTTCGGTTCCGCCGGATTCGACCGCAAGCCGCACGACCGACTGGGAGAGGACTACTGGGCCCGCCAGTGGGCCGAGTCGTACTTGAACTTCGCCGCGGGGGAGAAGCGCAGCTGGCTCGAACGCAAGGGTGTTCGCTGGGTTCCGGTGGTCGGATGGGCCGAGCGGGGCGGCACGTCAGCGAGTGGACACGGCAATTCCGTGCCACGTTTCCACATGACACTCGGCACCGGACCGGGTGTGGTCGAGCCGTTTCGGAACGCCGTCCTCGACGGTGAACGTCGCCGCCGGATCTCGTTCCGATTCCGCCACCGCGTCGACGAACTGATCACCGACGGCGGACGTGTCACCGGTGTGCGAGGCAAGAAACTCGCAGCGTCCAACGCCCCGCGCGGCGTCAAGTCGAACCGGACCGTCATCGGCGACTTCGAACTCCGCGCACCGATCACCCTCGTCGCGTCCGGCGGCATCGGTGCCAACCACGAGCTGATTCGTCAGAACTGGCCGTCGCGCCTCGGCGCCCCGCCCAAGACGATGGTCACCGGCGTCCCCGCCCACGTCGACGGCCGGATGCTCGCCATCACCGAGGCGGCAGGCGGGCGCATCGTCAATCGCGACCGCATGTGGCACTACACCGAGGGCCTCAAGAACCACTCGCCGATCTGGCCCGACCACGGGATCCGGGTGCTCGGCGCACCGTCGTCGATGTGGTTCGACGCCGAAGGCAACCGCTTCGACAGTCCGGCGATCCCCAGCTACGACACGCTCGAGACGCTCGCCATGATCAAGCGGACGGGCTACGACTACTCCTGGTTCGTCCTCAACAAGAAGATCATCAGCAAGGAGTTCATCCTGTCCGGGTCGGAGCAGAACCCGGAACTGACACGCAAGGACCTGGTGGCCTACCTCGCCAGCCGTGCACTCGACGACGTCCCGAAGTCAGTGCAGAAGTTCGTCGACAAGGGCGTCGACTTCGTGCAGGCCCGGAGCGTGGACGACCTCGTGCGGAAGATGAACCGGCTTGCGGGAAGTGATCTCGTCGACGCGGGCAAGCTGCGGGCGCAGATCGTTCAGCGCGACCGGCAGGTGCACAATCCGTTCACCAAGGACCCGGGTGTCATGGGGATTCACAATTCGCGGAACTACTTGGGCGACAACATCGTCCGCACTGTCGAGCCGCACCCGATCCTCGACCCGGCGGCCGGCCCGCTGATCGCGATCCGGATGAACATCCTGACCCGCAAAACACTTGGCGGACTTCAGACGAATCTTTCCGGCCAGGTGATGAACGACGGCGGGACACCCGTGCCCGGCCTCTACGCCGCGGGCGAGGCGTCCGGTTTCGGCGGCGGCGGTGTGCACGGCTACAACGCGCTCGAGGGTACTTTCCTCGGCGGTTGCCTGTTCTCCGGCCGTGCCGCAGGTCGCGCCGCGGCACGCGCGACGTCGTAG
- a CDS encoding AIM24 family protein, whose amino-acid sequence MQLVSKTKRVVEAHLNNSSIRALSGSMVAFEGQVSFKSAGFGGGEGLVAGIKKKATGEGLSLMEASGTGIVYLAQDAANVTVLDLNGETLQVEASQLLALTQNLTTNVTFAGVRGGASGQGLFTTTVTGQGQVALLSQGGPLIHLEVSPQFPLVVDPDAFVCAKGALSQSFVTDVSWRNVVGQGNGEAFSLRWDGTGVVSIQPAER is encoded by the coding sequence TTGCAACTCGTCTCGAAGACGAAGCGGGTAGTCGAAGCGCATCTCAACAACAGTTCGATCCGTGCATTGAGCGGGTCGATGGTGGCGTTCGAAGGGCAGGTGTCCTTCAAGTCCGCTGGTTTCGGGGGCGGCGAAGGACTGGTCGCGGGAATCAAGAAGAAGGCGACCGGTGAAGGACTGTCGCTGATGGAGGCGTCCGGGACGGGCATCGTGTACCTCGCGCAGGACGCTGCCAACGTGACCGTTCTCGACCTGAACGGCGAAACCCTGCAGGTGGAGGCGTCGCAGCTGCTCGCGCTGACGCAGAACCTCACCACCAACGTCACCTTCGCCGGTGTGCGGGGCGGTGCTTCGGGGCAGGGTCTGTTCACCACGACGGTCACCGGTCAGGGGCAGGTGGCGCTGCTGTCGCAGGGCGGCCCACTCATCCACCTGGAAGTGTCGCCGCAGTTCCCGCTCGTCGTCGACCCCGATGCGTTCGTGTGCGCCAAGGGAGCGCTGTCGCAGTCGTTCGTGACCGACGTGTCGTGGCGGAACGTGGTCGGACAAGGCAACGGGGAAGCCTTCTCCCTCCGCTGGGACGGCACGGGCGTCGTCTCCATTCAGCCGGCCGAGCGATAG
- a CDS encoding AIM24 family protein: MFTKVNNKVVSVNLAQAGPIVARRGAMLFYTGNVLFQPHQIPGSGGMGAMSGMVGMAGRMMQGEHETTMIAQGDGTVHYGFRGLEVEIVDLSGGGELRVEASRLLAHTQGLQASVVSTSAQSGGGGGGLRGALRSAASGVATGQGMFTTQLIGMGSAVILGHGGFIALQVAPNRPITVDPQAFAASVGQIQTSLRSTVSFRNMGRTGGEGFQLDCTGQGVVYVQASEQRL, translated from the coding sequence ATGTTCACCAAGGTCAACAACAAGGTCGTGTCCGTGAACCTCGCGCAGGCTGGACCGATCGTGGCCCGCCGCGGGGCGATGCTGTTCTACACCGGCAACGTGCTGTTCCAGCCGCACCAGATCCCCGGATCGGGCGGCATGGGCGCGATGAGCGGCATGGTCGGGATGGCGGGCCGCATGATGCAGGGCGAGCACGAGACGACGATGATCGCCCAGGGCGACGGCACCGTCCACTACGGTTTTCGAGGTCTTGAAGTCGAGATCGTCGACCTGTCCGGTGGCGGAGAACTGCGCGTCGAGGCGTCCAGGCTGCTCGCCCATACCCAGGGTCTGCAGGCGTCTGTGGTGTCGACGTCGGCCCAGTCCGGCGGAGGCGGTGGCGGACTTCGCGGTGCACTGCGGTCAGCGGCGAGCGGTGTCGCCACCGGCCAGGGGATGTTCACCACGCAACTCATCGGCATGGGATCGGCCGTGATCCTCGGCCACGGCGGGTTCATCGCGCTGCAGGTGGCGCCGAACCGGCCCATCACCGTCGACCCGCAAGCGTTCGCCGCATCTGTCGGCCAGATCCAGACCAGCCTCCGCTCGACGGTCAGCTTCCGCAACATGGGACGCACCGGCGGCGAGGGATTCCAACTCGACTGCACCGGACAGGGTGTGGTCTACGTGCAAGCATCGGAGCAACGGCTGTGA
- a CDS encoding AIM24 family protein: protein MTQVNTVWNPHTLPSDDNVPDNKYSFCIDLTTPWFMSKGAMIAYYGQVNFTSLQRGLQAGLLHMVAQQFSAPLYLSDYVVAEGQGKVIIGDRGYEINSYDLEDNGNLTIRAANLLAFEPTLALKQSIVPGFLTLIGTGRFLASSNGSVMFVEPPVRVDPEALVGWADCPSPSHHYDQAWVTDMLGAAASRMGVRSGEEQQFDFTGAGTVLVQSSEKVIDDSAVVRSITGQLPGVSAPGLQQINAHIQAQMQQHQ, encoded by the coding sequence GTGACACAGGTGAACACGGTGTGGAATCCGCACACTCTGCCGTCCGACGACAACGTTCCGGACAACAAGTACTCGTTCTGCATCGACCTCACCACACCGTGGTTCATGTCGAAGGGCGCGATGATCGCCTACTACGGGCAGGTCAACTTCACATCCCTGCAGCGCGGTCTGCAGGCGGGCCTGCTGCACATGGTGGCGCAGCAGTTCTCCGCGCCGCTCTACTTGAGCGACTACGTCGTGGCCGAAGGCCAGGGCAAGGTGATCATCGGCGACCGCGGATACGAGATCAACTCGTACGACCTCGAAGACAACGGCAATCTGACGATTCGAGCGGCGAACCTCCTGGCGTTCGAACCGACACTCGCGCTCAAGCAGTCCATCGTGCCGGGGTTCCTCACCCTGATCGGAACCGGTCGATTCCTGGCGTCGTCGAACGGCAGCGTCATGTTCGTCGAACCGCCGGTCCGAGTGGACCCGGAGGCCCTCGTCGGATGGGCCGACTGCCCGTCGCCCAGCCATCACTACGACCAGGCGTGGGTCACCGACATGCTCGGCGCGGCCGCCTCGCGTATGGGGGTGCGGTCGGGTGAGGAGCAACAGTTCGATTTCACCGGGGCGGGCACCGTTCTGGTTCAGTCGAGCGAGAAGGTGATCGACGACAGCGCCGTGGTCCGCAGCATCACCGGTCAGTTGCCCGGCGTGTCCGCGCCGGGTCTCCAGCAGATCAACGCGCACATCCAGGCGCAGATGCAGCAACACCAGTAG
- a CDS encoding 3-deoxy-7-phosphoheptulonate synthase, translating to MRQRPERHIVTITSDISSTTSDRRVTAFSPIPSPETLRSELPLTSRRAEAVQRDRDEIAAILAGRDDRLIVVVGPCSVHDPVAALDYARRLAPLAVEYADTLKIVMRVYFEKPRTTVGWKGLINDPGMDSSYDVERGLRTARALLLDVIDLGLPVGCEFLEPTSPQYIADTVAWGAIGARTTESQVHRQLASGLSMPIGFKNGTDGNVQVAIDGVSAASAEHVFFGVDDFGRGAVVQTAGNEDCHIILRGGTPGPNYDADSVSSAVAALTQAGKSPKVMVDCSHANSAKDHERQAVVAVEVAEEFAARRRAGEPVQLSGVMLESFLVPGAQSLGGDLVYGQSVTDKCMGWDASVDVLAALHNAAHVGR from the coding sequence CTGCGTCAGCGCCCCGAAAGGCACATCGTGACCATCACGTCCGACATCAGCTCGACCACCTCCGACCGTCGGGTCACCGCGTTCTCGCCGATCCCGTCCCCCGAGACGCTGCGCAGCGAACTGCCGTTGACTTCGCGACGCGCCGAAGCCGTCCAACGCGACCGCGACGAGATCGCCGCGATCCTCGCAGGCCGTGACGACCGGCTGATCGTCGTCGTCGGCCCCTGCTCCGTTCACGACCCGGTCGCTGCTCTGGACTACGCCCGCCGTCTTGCACCGCTGGCCGTCGAGTACGCCGACACCCTCAAGATCGTGATGCGCGTGTACTTCGAGAAGCCTCGCACCACCGTCGGGTGGAAGGGCCTCATCAACGACCCCGGGATGGACTCCTCCTACGACGTGGAACGCGGTCTGCGCACCGCACGCGCGCTGCTGCTCGACGTCATCGACCTCGGGCTTCCGGTCGGCTGTGAGTTCCTCGAACCGACGAGCCCCCAGTACATCGCCGACACCGTCGCATGGGGTGCGATCGGAGCGCGCACGACCGAATCGCAGGTCCACCGCCAATTGGCGTCCGGGCTGTCGATGCCCATCGGCTTCAAGAACGGCACCGACGGCAACGTCCAGGTCGCGATCGACGGTGTGTCGGCGGCGTCCGCCGAGCACGTGTTCTTCGGAGTCGACGACTTCGGTCGTGGAGCCGTCGTCCAGACCGCGGGCAATGAGGACTGCCACATCATCCTGCGTGGTGGCACCCCGGGGCCGAACTACGACGCCGACTCGGTGAGCTCCGCCGTTGCGGCGCTGACGCAGGCGGGCAAGTCGCCGAAGGTGATGGTCGACTGTTCGCATGCCAACTCGGCCAAGGACCACGAGCGCCAGGCCGTCGTCGCCGTCGAGGTGGCCGAGGAGTTCGCCGCGCGGCGACGCGCCGGGGAGCCGGTGCAGCTGTCGGGCGTGATGCTCGAGAGCTTCCTCGTCCCCGGCGCGCAGAGCCTCGGCGGCGACCTCGTCTACGGGCAGTCAGTCACGGACAAGTGCATGGGGTGGGACGCCAGCGTCGACGTGCTCGCCGCCCTCCACAACGCTGCTCACGTCGGCCGCTGA
- a CDS encoding PepSY domain-containing protein — MKSSLVRILHRIHFYAGVLVAPFLLIAAVTGALYALAPSVENVVYRHELHTDSVGVTQSLADQIGAAQKTRPDLQVSAVRPPAESGDTTQVLFADPTLGDSERLAVFVDPVTLETRGELPVYGSSNALPMRQWLDRLHRDLHLGEPGRLYSELAASWLWVIVLAGLGIWFARTRKARRRVGAGRTRTVHRHAVIGMWISVGLVFLSATGLTWSTYAGQNVSDLRTALSWTTPATDTSLSGSTSAPSGGEHAGHGSPVASGDTSGAVAQVDAAVALARSVGIDSGIEVTLPAEADTAYTVAEVRRPWQFSPDTVAVDPASDRVVSENRFADWPLAARASNLAIALHMGLLFGVANQIVLFLLAAALVAMIVLGYRAWWQRRNRRAPAAGGLRAAPWPVSVGLIAIAIAVGWFVPLLGWPLLVFVVVDVVSTFVRSRRRPGDDGQSAADVSSVVEGGEHVDAGVPPHALVRD, encoded by the coding sequence ATGAAATCTTCGCTCGTCCGGATACTCCACCGGATCCACTTCTACGCAGGCGTGCTTGTCGCACCGTTCCTGCTGATAGCCGCGGTGACGGGAGCGCTGTACGCGCTCGCACCGTCGGTTGAGAACGTCGTCTACCGCCATGAACTGCACACCGACTCGGTCGGCGTGACGCAGTCCTTGGCCGACCAGATCGGGGCCGCCCAGAAGACTCGCCCGGACCTGCAGGTCTCCGCAGTGCGTCCTCCCGCCGAATCGGGTGACACCACCCAGGTACTGTTCGCCGACCCGACACTCGGCGACTCGGAGCGACTCGCGGTGTTCGTCGACCCGGTGACCCTCGAAACCCGCGGCGAACTGCCCGTGTACGGCAGTTCGAACGCCCTTCCGATGCGGCAGTGGCTCGACCGGCTGCATCGCGACCTTCACCTCGGCGAACCGGGGCGGCTCTACAGCGAACTCGCCGCGTCGTGGCTCTGGGTGATCGTGCTCGCCGGACTCGGAATCTGGTTCGCCCGAACTCGCAAGGCCAGACGACGAGTCGGCGCCGGACGCACCCGCACCGTGCATCGGCACGCAGTGATCGGTATGTGGATCTCCGTCGGCCTGGTCTTCTTGTCGGCGACCGGCCTCACCTGGTCGACGTACGCCGGACAGAACGTCTCCGACCTGCGCACCGCACTGAGCTGGACCACACCCGCGACCGACACCTCACTGTCCGGCAGCACGTCAGCGCCCAGCGGCGGCGAACACGCAGGGCACGGCTCCCCCGTCGCCTCGGGTGATACCTCGGGCGCCGTCGCCCAGGTCGACGCCGCCGTCGCCCTTGCACGATCAGTCGGCATCGACTCGGGAATCGAGGTGACACTGCCCGCAGAGGCGGACACCGCGTACACCGTCGCCGAAGTCCGACGCCCGTGGCAGTTCTCTCCCGACACGGTCGCCGTCGATCCGGCGTCCGACCGCGTGGTGAGTGAGAACCGATTCGCCGACTGGCCGCTGGCCGCTCGGGCGTCGAACCTCGCCATCGCACTCCACATGGGGCTGCTGTTCGGCGTCGCCAACCAGATCGTGCTGTTCCTCCTCGCCGCGGCGCTCGTGGCGATGATCGTGCTCGGTTATCGAGCGTGGTGGCAGCGCCGGAATCGGCGCGCGCCCGCAGCAGGTGGCCTGCGGGCCGCGCCGTGGCCGGTCAGCGTCGGGTTGATCGCGATCGCGATCGCCGTCGGCTGGTTCGTCCCGCTCCTCGGATGGCCGTTACTGGTGTTCGTCGTGGTTGATGTCGTGTCGACATTCGTCAGGTCACGACGTCGTCCGGGAGACGACGGCCAGTCAGCGGCCGACGTGAGCAGCGTTGTGGAGGGCGGCGAGCACGTCGACGCTGGCGTCCCACCCCATGCACTTGTCCGTGACTGA
- a CDS encoding hemolysin III family protein, with product MIDTPSEVQAVKPTLRGVIHTYSAVVAAAIGVILIAGTAIHRDANDVLSVVVYVVTICGLFTVSTVYHRVHWTTPQARIAMKRADHSMIFVFIAGTYTPFCMMALDAPTRWWILGGVWAGALAGVTLKMLWPTSPRWLGVILYIALGWVIIFVAPALVSTAGVAVLVLLAVGGVLYSVGGVLFALRWPDPWPGVFGHHEVFHACTALAALLHYIAVWLVVLN from the coding sequence ATGATCGATACTCCCTCCGAGGTGCAGGCCGTGAAACCGACCCTGCGCGGCGTGATCCACACGTACTCCGCCGTAGTCGCCGCGGCGATCGGAGTCATCCTCATCGCCGGAACCGCCATTCACCGCGACGCGAATGACGTCCTGTCGGTGGTCGTGTACGTCGTCACGATCTGCGGACTGTTCACGGTCAGCACCGTCTACCACCGCGTGCACTGGACGACCCCGCAGGCGCGGATCGCCATGAAACGTGCCGACCACTCGATGATCTTCGTCTTCATCGCGGGCACGTACACGCCCTTCTGCATGATGGCTCTCGACGCCCCTACTCGGTGGTGGATACTCGGCGGCGTCTGGGCGGGAGCCCTCGCAGGCGTCACGCTGAAGATGCTTTGGCCCACGTCGCCTCGCTGGCTGGGAGTGATCCTGTACATCGCGCTCGGATGGGTCATCATCTTCGTCGCACCCGCACTGGTCAGCACCGCGGGCGTCGCCGTCCTGGTGTTGCTGGCAGTCGGCGGCGTCCTCTACAGCGTCGGTGGGGTGCTCTTTGCACTACGCTGGCCCGACCCGTGGCCGGGAGTGTTCGGCCACCACGAGGTGTTCCACGCCTGCACAGCTCTCGCGGCGCTTCTGCACTACATCGCGGTCTGGTTGGTAGTCCTGAACTGA